In 'Nostoc azollae' 0708, the following are encoded in one genomic region:
- a CDS encoding MFS transporter, which produces MSSSKQKSTHHNSKAAQHDPLAAMRFRDYRLFTIGRVLLFTGGQMQTVALGWELYERTNSAIVLGGIGLAQVLPMIALTLITGHIADKSDRKRITLFSILLLTLCSIALAVISFNEGAIFLVYGCLLLTGVARAFLKPAGDALMWQLIPTSAFTNAATWNSSSFQLASVIGPALGGFSVVLFGNATGVYILATLAALSCFFLTAAIKPQKTNFAKEPTSLKTLAAGAEFVWNNQLILAAITLDLFAVLLGGAVALLPIFAKDILQVGPVELGYLQAAPSIGALIMAALLVYLPPIHKAGPALLWSVVGFGIVTIIFGLSRWVWLSLLMLALSGALDSISVVIRHTLVQIRTPDHLRGRVAAINSVFISASNELGGFESGLTAALFGPVLSVVGGGVGTILVVVATAMIWPEIRKLGALHED; this is translated from the coding sequence ATGTCTTCGAGCAAACAGAAATCAACTCACCATAACAGCAAGGCTGCACAACACGATCCTTTAGCAGCCATGAGATTTCGAGATTATCGGCTATTTACCATTGGGCGTGTACTCCTCTTCACCGGGGGACAAATGCAGACCGTGGCGCTGGGTTGGGAGCTTTATGAGCGGACAAATTCAGCGATAGTATTAGGTGGAATAGGACTGGCGCAAGTTCTACCAATGATTGCACTAACTTTGATTACAGGACATATTGCTGATAAGAGCGATCGCAAACGCATTACTTTATTCTCAATTTTGCTGCTAACTCTTTGCTCAATAGCTTTAGCAGTTATTTCCTTTAATGAAGGTGCAATTTTTCTAGTTTATGGTTGCTTATTATTAACAGGTGTAGCCAGAGCATTTCTCAAACCTGCCGGTGATGCACTGATGTGGCAGTTAATACCCACGAGTGCTTTTACCAATGCAGCAACTTGGAATAGCAGTAGCTTTCAATTAGCATCAGTAATTGGGCCAGCTTTGGGAGGATTCAGCGTTGTTCTTTTCGGAAATGCGACAGGGGTATATATATTAGCCACATTGGCAGCACTATCATGTTTTTTCCTCACAGCCGCAATTAAACCACAAAAAACTAACTTTGCCAAAGAACCAACATCTTTAAAAACTCTAGCTGCTGGTGCCGAATTTGTTTGGAATAATCAACTAATTCTTGCAGCCATCACCCTCGATTTATTTGCAGTCTTGTTAGGTGGTGCAGTTGCATTATTACCCATCTTTGCCAAAGATATTTTGCAAGTTGGTCCGGTAGAATTAGGCTATTTACAAGCAGCCCCATCCATAGGTGCATTGATTATGGCAGCATTGTTGGTATATTTGCCACCTATCCACAAAGCCGGCCCTGCCTTACTTTGGTCAGTTGTCGGGTTTGGGATTGTGACAATTATTTTTGGGTTATCCCGTTGGGTCTGGCTATCGTTGTTGATGTTGGCATTAAGTGGGGCGTTAGACAGCATTAGCGTGGTGATTCGTCATACTTTGGTGCAAATTCGCACTCCTGACCATTTGCGGGGTCGAGTTGCAGCTATAAATAGTGTATTTATCAGTGCTTCCAATGAATTGGGAGGTTTTGAATCTGGTTTGACTGCGGCTTTATTTGGGCCTGTTTTGTCTGTCGTTGGTGGAGGTGTGGGGACGATTTTAGTAGTGGTAGCAACAGCCATGATTTGGCCGGAAATTCGCAAATTAGGAGCTTTGCATGAGGATTAA
- a CDS encoding tetratricopeptide repeat protein, whose amino-acid sequence MNGEQLIKQGVQKNLYGDYEGAITVFNEAIQLNCNLAEAYYHRGYSCLELAEFNQAIADYQQVTKILKNSAKLAGNINFYLAKAFHNRGLAAFQCGDDQSAVTDINEALKFYPEFIAAYSNRGNILHILGKYTEAISDYNQAIQLNPHLAAAYHNRGNSRYALQDYQGAIADYNQALEINPNFGEAYYNRGLVMSHLQDYQGAIADFNQAIQQDPEDIQAYLERGLIYRTLQDYENAIQDYNQVLQINPTLPTVYGLRANARRHQKNHQGAIADINKLLQLNPHLVEGYCDRAVSRRFLGDYNGALADYNRALQINPNLAAAYYARGEIYQHFRDIPAAIDDFQKSANLFDQEGNKLYYQEIINLIAKIRK is encoded by the coding sequence ATGAATGGTGAGCAGTTGATAAAACAGGGAGTGCAGAAAAATTTATATGGAGATTATGAAGGGGCGATCACAGTCTTTAATGAAGCTATACAGCTGAATTGTAACTTGGCTGAAGCTTATTATCACCGTGGTTACTCCTGCTTGGAATTGGCAGAATTTAACCAAGCGATCGCAGACTATCAACAAGTCACAAAAATACTCAAAAATTCTGCTAAATTAGCTGGAAATATCAATTTTTATCTTGCTAAAGCATTCCATAACCGTGGTTTAGCTGCTTTTCAATGCGGAGATGATCAATCCGCTGTTACAGATATTAACGAAGCCTTAAAATTCTATCCTGAATTTATCGCTGCCTATAGTAATCGTGGTAATATTCTGCACATTCTTGGCAAATATACAGAAGCAATTTCTGATTACAACCAAGCAATACAACTAAATCCTCATCTGGCAGCAGCTTATCATAATCGAGGTAATAGTCGCTATGCTCTCCAAGACTATCAAGGTGCGATCGCAGATTATAATCAGGCATTAGAAATTAATCCTAACTTTGGTGAAGCTTACTATAATCGTGGTTTAGTAATGTCTCATCTCCAAGATTATCAAGGTGCGATCGCAGATTTTAACCAAGCAATCCAACAGGATCCTGAAGACATTCAAGCATACCTCGAAAGAGGTTTGATTTACAGAACATTACAAGACTATGAAAATGCCATTCAAGACTATAATCAAGTATTACAAATAAATCCCACCTTGCCCACAGTTTACGGCTTACGGGCTAATGCACGTCGTCACCAGAAAAATCATCAAGGTGCAATTGCAGATATCAATAAATTATTACAACTAAATCCTCATTTAGTAGAAGGATATTGCGATCGCGCAGTCTCTCGTCGTTTTTTAGGAGACTATAACGGTGCGCTCGCAGACTATAACCGAGCATTACAAATAAATCCCAACCTAGCAGCCGCTTACTATGCTAGAGGCGAGATTTACCAACATTTCAGAGACATTCCAGCAGCCATTGACGATTTCCAAAAATCTGCTAATCTCTTTGATCAAGAAGGCAATAAATTATACTATCAAGAAATTATCAATTTAATTGCCAAAATTCGGAAATAG
- a CDS encoding cupin domain-containing protein yields the protein MSDTSVKKVDSSYSPTGKLGQKYLASGKNVAMRLWENEPPEEDKQPTQREYETVGFVINGRAELDIEGQKILLEKGNSWVVPKGARHSYKILETFTAIEATSPPAQVHGRDEN from the coding sequence ATGAGTGACACGAGTGTTAAAAAGGTTGATTCTAGTTATTCACCAACTGGTAAACTGGGTCAAAAGTATCTTGCATCTGGTAAAAATGTGGCGATGCGATTATGGGAGAATGAACCACCAGAGGAAGATAAGCAGCCAACACAAAGAGAATATGAAACTGTTGGTTTTGTAATTAATGGCCGCGCAGAGTTGGACATTGAAGGGCAAAAAATTTTGCTAGAAAAGGGAAATTCTTGGGTAGTACCAAAGGGTGCTAGGCATTCTTATAAAATCCTGGAAACATTTACAGCAATTGAGGCTACTAGTCCTCCGGCTCAGGTTCATGGTAGGGATGAAAATTGA
- a CDS encoding helix-turn-helix domain-containing protein yields the protein MQHKKLQGDIESKKIGINQKGEGRKGKLEIEQQVCLSLFYWRKMPIFEVLGLYFGIWKTEAKDTFHDWLEILRNIFPPSLLKQVEKHDSDYAMATQNKRQETKSFPPRVFLLNRSLDL from the coding sequence ATGCAGCATAAAAAACTTCAAGGTGACATAGAAAGTAAAAAGATAGGTATAAATCAGAAAGGAGAAGGGAGGAAAGGGAAACTAGAGATAGAACAACAGGTATGTCTATCCTTGTTCTATTGGAGGAAAATGCCAATATTTGAGGTTTTAGGTTTGTATTTCGGTATATGGAAAACGGAAGCAAAGGACACATTTCATGACTGGCTAGAGATATTACGAAATATTTTCCCTCCTAGTCTCCTTAAACAGGTAGAAAAACATGATAGTGATTATGCCATGGCGACTCAGAACAAAAGGCAGGAAACAAAGAGTTTTCCACCAAGGGTATTTTTGTTGAACAGGTCATTAGACTTGTAA
- a CDS encoding DJ-1/PfpI/YhbO family deglycase/protease, with protein MRNNNHIIGDQKVAILIEQGVEDVEFIVPFNGLKQAGIEVIVLGSRMNEKYKGKRGKLSIQADATTTEVVADEFAAVVIPGGMAPDKMRRNCNTVWFVMEAMKQGKLIAAVCHGPQVLIEGDLLKGKQVTGFAAICKDITNAGANYLDEPVVVDGNLITSREPGDLAIFTTVLLNRLGYGGKDAVLPNEKDTGAEWWKLADAWGGSTKNEIVKGLNTALGGERYSLEALEKYLEKESDEEVKNLFQEMITNKNQHIKKLESYLHRFHEKPSLTANIANQYAKLKTALTGSESIYQIRCALGDIQTAIGDITNLSAMLTDPVATAIFKQIHNDLGKYEQRLIELYRGRIAAGVRPPKPTSRAAVTQV; from the coding sequence ATGAGAAATAATAATCATATTATTGGAGATCAAAAAGTTGCTATCCTGATTGAACAAGGAGTAGAAGACGTAGAATTTATTGTTCCTTTTAATGGTTTGAAACAAGCAGGAATAGAGGTAATAGTGCTTGGTTCACGGATGAATGAAAAATATAAAGGTAAACGAGGCAAACTCAGCATCCAAGCTGATGCAACGACAACAGAAGTTGTGGCTGATGAATTTGCAGCAGTGGTAATTCCTGGTGGTATGGCTCCTGATAAAATGCGCCGCAATTGTAATACAGTTTGGTTTGTAATGGAGGCTATGAAGCAAGGTAAATTAATAGCCGCAGTATGCCACGGTCCACAGGTTTTAATTGAAGGTGATTTACTGAAAGGTAAACAAGTAACAGGATTTGCTGCTATTTGCAAAGACATAACTAATGCTGGTGCCAATTATCTAGATGAACCAGTAGTTGTGGATGGTAATTTGATTACATCTCGTGAACCTGGAGACTTGGCAATTTTTACAACGGTACTGTTAAATCGTTTAGGTTATGGTGGTAAAGATGCTGTTTTACCTAATGAAAAAGATACTGGTGCTGAATGGTGGAAATTAGCTGATGCTTGGGGTGGTTCAACAAAAAACGAAATTGTTAAAGGTTTGAATACTGCTTTAGGTGGTGAGCGTTATTCGTTAGAAGCTTTAGAAAAATATTTAGAGAAAGAATCAGATGAGGAAGTGAAAAATCTGTTTCAAGAGATGATAACTAATAAAAATCAGCACATTAAAAAGCTGGAAAGTTATCTTCATCGTTTCCATGAAAAACCGTCTTTGACTGCAAATATTGCTAATCAATATGCTAAGCTTAAAACAGCTTTAACGGGTAGTGAGAGTATCTATCAAATTCGTTGTGCATTGGGTGATATACAAACAGCAATTGGTGATATTACCAACTTGTCTGCAATGCTTACTGACCCAGTAGCAACGGCAATTTTTAAACAAATTCACAACGATTTGGGTAAATATGAACAGCGATTGATTGAGCTTTATCGAGGGCGGATTGCTGCTGGTGTGAGGCCTCCTAAACCAACTTCTAGGGCGGCTGTAACTCAAGTTTAA
- a CDS encoding transposase, whose amino-acid sequence MKQSKRIRLVKRSDVYYVQCCVDAERNIEIEPTGKTIGLEVGLNSFYSDFHRNEVDNPRFLRKSEKALKRLQKRVSHKKKGSNNRKKAINRLARKYLKVSR is encoded by the coding sequence ATTAAGCAAAGTAAGAGAATCAGATTAGTCAAGCGTTCTGACGTTTATTACGTTCAATGTTGTGTAGATGCAGAACGAAACATTGAGATTGAGCCAACGGGTAAAACCATAGGTTTAGAAGTTGGTTTAAACAGCTTTTACAGCGATTTTCACCGGAATGAAGTTGACAATCCCAGATTTTTACGAAAATCAGAAAAAGCTTTAAAACGACTACAAAAAAGAGTTAGTCATAAAAAGAAAGGTTCTAATAATCGTAAGAAAGCTATTAACCGTCTTGCTAGAAAATACTTGAAAGTTTCACGCTAG
- a CDS encoding RNA-guided endonuclease InsQ/TnpB family protein: MCVVKSNDLVAFEKRQVKNMVKNSKLAKSISDVSWSLFTQWLEYLGKIYGRVTVPVALQYTSQDCSSCGETVKKSLTVRTHICQCGCILDPDHNAAIHILSKALK, translated from the coding sequence TTGTGTGTAGTCAAATCTAACGATTTGGTGGCGTTTGAGAAACGGCAAGTGAAGAACATGGTGAAAAATAGCAAATTAGCTAAGTCAATTAGTGATGTTAGCTGGTCATTATTTACTCAATGGTTAGAATATTTAGGCAAAATATATGGGCGTGTGACTGTACCAGTTGCACTGCAATATACTAGCCAAGATTGTTCTAGCTGTGGGGAAACTGTAAAAAAATCATTGACAGTTAGAACTCATATTTGTCAGTGTGGGTGCATACTTGACCCTGACCACAACGCAGCAATTCATATTTTGTCAAAAGCATTAAAATAA
- a CDS encoding SDR family oxidoreductase, translating to MNIAIIGCGYVGYAVSQYWQQNKNFIITATTTTPERVPGLRTVAQKVIVTEGNDLESLKSVLQNQDVILLSVGAKAATTYEETYLQTAKNLVSLLRTLPNTQQLIYTGSYSVYGDRNGVWVDEETPTAPPNLNAQILRKTEDVLLSAENETLRVCILRLGGIYGPGRELVKIFGRIAGTTCPGKGEDISNWVHLEDIVGVIEFARYHRLQGIYNLVDDSHLTSRELIDNVLTKNNLPNVIWDVTNKSNRPYNTWVSNQKLKDAGYEFIHPHIIF from the coding sequence ATGAATATAGCAATAATTGGTTGTGGTTATGTCGGTTATGCAGTTTCTCAATATTGGCAGCAAAATAAAAACTTTATCATCACTGCAACCACAACTACTCCTGAGCGTGTCCCAGGGTTAAGAACAGTAGCTCAAAAAGTGATAGTTACCGAAGGGAATGATTTAGAATCACTAAAATCAGTATTACAAAATCAAGATGTTATCCTCTTAAGTGTAGGAGCAAAAGCAGCAACTACTTATGAAGAAACTTATCTACAAACTGCCAAAAATCTAGTCTCATTATTGCGTACTTTGCCAAATACTCAGCAATTAATCTACACAGGGAGCTATTCAGTGTATGGAGATAGAAATGGTGTATGGGTCGATGAAGAAACACCAACTGCACCACCTAATCTAAATGCTCAGATTCTCCGAAAAACAGAAGATGTATTGCTCTCAGCAGAAAATGAAACCCTCAGAGTTTGTATTTTGCGATTAGGGGGAATTTATGGACCCGGTAGAGAATTGGTAAAAATATTTGGACGAATAGCTGGTACAACCTGTCCTGGTAAAGGGGAGGATATCTCAAATTGGGTGCATTTAGAAGATATTGTTGGAGTTATAGAATTTGCTCGCTATCACCGCTTACAAGGGATTTATAACCTAGTTGATGATTCCCATCTCACCAGTCGAGAATTAATTGATAATGTACTGACAAAAAATAATTTACCTAATGTGATTTGGGATGTAACAAACAAGAGTAACCGCCCCTATAATACGTGGGTGTCTAATCAAAAGCTAAAAGACGCAGGATACGAGTTTATCCATCCCCACATCATTTTTTAG
- the trmFO gene encoding FADH(2)-oxidizing methylenetetrahydrofolate--tRNA-(uracil(54)-C(5))-methyltransferase TrmFO: protein MTQQPIQVIGGGLAGTEAAWQIAQAGIPVILHEMRPKRFSPAHHTENLAELVCSNSFGSMASDRAAGLLHEELRQLGSIVIAKADEHAVPAGGALAVDRAQFGEDLTQTLANHPLIDFRRGEVTAIPEGIVALASGPLTSPDLSADLQRFTGMEYLNFFDAASPIIVGDSINKDVAFMASRYDKGEGAYLNCPMNKEQYLHFWEELRKAEQTELKDFEKETAKFFEACLPIEEMARRGEDTMRYGPLKPVGLSDSRTGESPYAVIQLRQEDKAHQLWNMVGFQTNLRWGEQKRVFQMIPGLEKAEFVRLGVMHRNTFLNAPQLMSASLQFKERPTLLAAGQLIGTEGYTAASAGGWLAGTNAARLALGKEPLILPVTTMMGALFEFIRSASPKHFQPMAPNFGILPDLGVKIKSKPEKYGRYRDRALADLANWKVNHL, encoded by the coding sequence ATGACACAACAACCGATACAAGTAATTGGCGGTGGACTAGCGGGAACAGAAGCGGCGTGGCAAATTGCCCAAGCTGGCATTCCTGTAATTCTCCACGAGATGCGTCCTAAACGCTTCAGCCCTGCCCATCATACCGAAAATTTGGCAGAATTGGTATGTAGTAACTCTTTCGGGTCCATGGCGAGCGATCGCGCGGCAGGATTATTACACGAAGAATTACGTCAACTCGGTTCTATTGTTATTGCTAAAGCTGACGAACACGCAGTCCCCGCTGGTGGTGCATTAGCAGTAGACAGAGCACAATTTGGGGAAGATTTAACCCAAACGTTAGCAAATCATCCTTTAATTGATTTCCGACGGGGAGAAGTGACAGCAATTCCCGAAGGTATTGTAGCTTTGGCAAGTGGTCCTTTAACCAGTCCCGATTTATCCGCAGATTTACAACGATTTACCGGGATGGAATATCTCAATTTCTTTGATGCTGCCAGTCCTATTATTGTTGGAGATTCTATTAATAAAGATGTTGCATTTATGGCTTCCCGTTATGACAAAGGTGAAGGAGCTTATCTTAATTGTCCCATGAATAAAGAGCAGTATTTACATTTTTGGGAGGAATTACGTAAAGCCGAACAAACAGAATTAAAAGACTTTGAAAAGGAAACAGCAAAATTTTTTGAAGCTTGTTTACCGATTGAAGAAATGGCACGACGGGGGGAAGACACCATGCGTTATGGACCTCTCAAACCGGTGGGTTTATCGGATAGTCGCACAGGAGAAAGTCCTTATGCGGTAATTCAATTAAGACAAGAAGATAAAGCCCATCAACTTTGGAATATGGTAGGATTCCAAACTAATCTGCGGTGGGGTGAACAAAAGCGCGTATTCCAAATGATTCCTGGTTTGGAAAAAGCCGAATTTGTCAGATTAGGAGTCATGCACCGCAATACCTTTTTAAATGCACCACAGTTAATGTCTGCAAGTTTGCAATTTAAAGAACGTCCAACTTTATTAGCTGCGGGACAATTAATAGGAACAGAAGGTTATACTGCTGCATCTGCGGGTGGTTGGTTAGCGGGAACAAATGCAGCGCGGTTAGCTTTGGGTAAAGAACCTCTAATTCTGCCTGTAACAACGATGATGGGGGCTTTGTTTGAGTTTATCAGATCCGCTTCACCTAAGCATTTTCAACCGATGGCTCCTAATTTCGGCATTTTGCCAGATTTGGGAGTGAAAATCAAGAGTAAACCGGAAAAATATGGACGTTATCGCGATCGCGCTTTGGCAGATTTAGCAAATTGGAAAGTTAACCACTTATAA
- a CDS encoding orange carotenoid protein N-terminal domain-containing protein — MTFTQTSDPVIREHIQFWRTLDVEQQLGLFWFIYQEMGDSITPAAPYASTISSEIAEALFHQVEQLSPEEQLQIQRDLINQSDNLISREYASLNDTTKLLFWYLLAQGIDSQTIISIPGNFQLSLAAENLFNRIKELSFEQQITLFRDYVSPMGTETKTGADI; from the coding sequence ATGACATTTACACAAACAAGTGATCCCGTTATTCGTGAACATATCCAATTTTGGCGTACATTGGATGTGGAACAACAACTAGGTTTATTTTGGTTTATTTATCAAGAAATGGGTGATTCAATTACACCAGCAGCCCCTTATGCCAGCACTATTTCTTCAGAAATTGCTGAAGCTTTATTTCATCAAGTTGAACAATTATCACCAGAAGAACAGCTACAAATTCAACGTGATTTAATCAATCAGTCAGATAACTTAATTTCTCGTGAATATGCTTCTTTGAATGATACCACTAAGTTGTTATTTTGGTATTTACTAGCGCAAGGAATAGACAGTCAGACGATTATTTCTATTCCTGGTAATTTCCAACTTTCCTTAGCAGCAGAGAATCTGTTCAACAGAATTAAAGAATTATCTTTTGAGCAGCAAATTACTCTTTTCCGCGATTATGTTTCCCCAATGGGTACTGAAACAAAAACTGGTGCTGACATTTAA
- a CDS encoding DUF6335 family protein — protein sequence MNKKQEQHESKSDDLPEKITESYGTCVKHLPGYNVGESSRQEYTERSPEFPAEFTITDDELDTYWQETVGDEAVGGTVATPEKNVTEEFAKAVGLEMNDDAFFCTDEILEHRDEARWELDPTSAEDYQERRE from the coding sequence ATGAATAAAAAACAAGAGCAACATGAAAGTAAATCTGATGATTTACCAGAGAAAATTACTGAATCATACGGTACGTGTGTAAAACATTTACCCGGTTATAATGTTGGTGAAAGTTCCCGACAAGAATATACAGAAAGAAGTCCTGAATTTCCTGCTGAATTCACCATTACTGATGATGAACTTGATACTTATTGGCAAGAAACTGTAGGAGATGAAGCTGTTGGTGGTACTGTTGCTACTCCTGAAAAAAATGTAACTGAGGAATTCGCGAAAGCAGTCGGTTTAGAAATGAATGATGATGCCTTTTTTTGCACCGACGAAATTTTAGAACATCGTGATGAGGCTCGTTGGGAACTAGATCCAACGTCCGCTGAAGATTATCAAGAAAGACGGGAATAA
- a CDS encoding DUF2267 domain-containing protein, whose protein sequence is MEYTEFITHVQSLTQSNSREEAEMATRATLETLKELIPKHQARELAAQIPPELSECLQGREIEASQSFHLQEFIERASHKENIEPTTAAMHVRAVFAVLQNAVNPEEFKKFHAYFSHDYEELFVG, encoded by the coding sequence ATGGAATATACAGAGTTTATTACCCATGTACAAAGTCTAACTCAATCAAATTCCCGTGAAGAAGCAGAAATGGCTACTCGTGCAACATTAGAAACTCTGAAAGAACTTATACCTAAACATCAAGCAAGAGAATTAGCAGCACAAATACCTCCAGAATTAAGTGAATGTTTGCAAGGAAGAGAAATTGAAGCTAGTCAATCTTTCCATCTGCAAGAATTTATTGAACGTGCTAGTCATAAAGAAAACATAGAACCTACGACAGCAGCAATGCACGTCCGGGCTGTGTTTGCAGTCTTACAGAATGCGGTTAATCCTGAGGAATTTAAAAAATTCCATGCTTATTTTTCACATGATTATGAAGAATTATTTGTCGGATAA
- a CDS encoding pentapeptide repeat-containing protein, with product MSELERYYRVLELEPGATLEEVNQAYKDLVFVWHPDRLPKDNQRLQQKAQDKLKAFNEARDKLRSLRDKSQTANNSKPTQQKKPSSSYNQPPQTNYQQPNQNPDLSGKDFSRANLSNRDLSGRNLSYANLSGSNLSDTFMHKVNLRGADLSEANLFRANLLLADLREANLRSANLIGADLSGADLRGADLTGARIRSGDRLLVKLIGANLAGAIMPDGAIHR from the coding sequence ATGAGCGAACTGGAGCGGTATTACAGAGTCTTGGAATTAGAGCCTGGAGCGACACTAGAAGAGGTAAACCAGGCTTACAAAGATTTAGTGTTTGTTTGGCATCCTGATAGACTCCCTAAAGACAATCAGCGCTTGCAACAGAAAGCTCAAGACAAGCTCAAAGCCTTTAATGAAGCTCGTGATAAATTACGTTCCTTAAGGGATAAATCTCAAACTGCAAATAATTCTAAACCAACTCAACAAAAAAAACCATCTTCCAGCTACAACCAACCACCACAAACAAACTATCAACAACCAAATCAGAATCCAGACTTGAGTGGTAAAGATTTTAGTCGAGCTAATTTAAGTAATAGAGACTTATCAGGTAGAAACCTGAGTTATGCCAATTTAAGCGGGTCTAATCTCAGTGATACTTTTATGCACAAAGTTAATCTTAGAGGTGCGGATTTATCGGAAGCCAATTTGTTTAGAGCTAACCTGCTGTTAGCAGACTTGAGAGAAGCAAATTTACGCTCGGCTAATTTGATTGGTGCGGATCTCAGTGGTGCTGACTTAAGGGGTGCTGACTTGACAGGTGCTAGAATTCGCTCAGGCGATCGTTTGCTAGTCAAACTGATTGGAGCTAACTTAGCTGGAGCTATTATGCCTGATGGCGCAATTCATCGCTGA